From the Oryctolagus cuniculus chromosome 17, mOryCun1.1, whole genome shotgun sequence genome, the window TGAGATAAGGAACACATCATTTGTACTCCCCCAATGCATTCAGAAACAGCTCAGATATAAGTAGTACTACAAAAACTGATCAAATTTTTAGTTTACAATGTAtgaaaaagattttaataaaaCATCAACAAAGCACAACTATGACATATCTTGACATTTCAAATGGCAGATCAAAAATTCTCATCTAACTTACTACACCTCAGTCTTGAGAATGATGCCCAGGTGACTCTTGGCTCCTTAACGGCACTGAATCGCTGCTAATGATTGGAAGGTATGTCAGGGGCTTGGAATGTGCTAGGGACTTGGTTAGCTCAACATCTCCCAGGACATAATGAATCATAAGCTTCCTCATTTTTCACACTGAAAAAGAGGAGTCTATGTCCTTTTTTTcccaccagcattccatatgactGAAACATGCATTTCCCCACCAGGGACCCCAGTCCTATCCCCAAACCATATCAAGGTGAGAAACAGACAAGAGACAGTGATCCTCCCACGTCACATGATACCCAGAGATTGAAGTCTTGTGACACTAGAatcaaggaagagagaaaaggtgaTTCATTTGGGAATACTGGGCAATCTGAGAAAAgggaaataattattttcaatctATTGTGAGTTTTTAACTAGAGAAACACAATGATATATTAATTGCATCTGTGTCatataaacaaaaacaaggaaacaatcTTCATAATCACAGAAACTCCTTAGCTGGGTATAAAAGGGGGTGCAGCAAGGAGACTCTCAAACTCGGGAAAATCACTCTCTTGGAAACCTACGCAAAACCTCTACCCTCTGACACCATGGTCAACTCCTGTTGTGGCTCCGTCTGCTCTGAGCAGGGCTGCGGCCAAGACTTCTGCCAGGAGGAGTCCTGCTgccgccccagctgctgccagcccagctgctgccagcgcacctgctgcacctccagctgctgcaggccccagtgctgtcagcccacctgctgccgccccacctgctgcatctccagttgctgccgccccagctgctgtgtgtccagctgctgcaggccccagtgCTGCCAGTCTGTGTGCTGCCAGCGCACCTGCTGccgtcccagctgctgcagaccctcctgctgcatctccagctgctgTCGCCCCAGCTGCTGCCAACCCCAGTGCTGCCAGTCTGTGTGCTGccagcccacctgctgcaggcccacctgctgcaggcccacctgctgcatctccagctgttgtcgTCCTTcttgcagctccagctgctgccagcccacctgcggtagttccagctgctgccgccccagctgctgccctggctgctgcatccGCCCAGTCTGTGGCCAAGTCTCCTGCCACACCAGTTGCTATCGCCCAACCTGTGTCATCtccacctgcccccgccccatgTGCTGTGCCGTCCCTTGCTGCTGAGCCCCTCCCTGGAGCTGGATTCCTCAGTCATCACAGAAGCAGACCCTGGGCACCACATAGATGACTCAGGAGAGGCATTCCCACCACTGTCCACCTCCCAGCCCAAGGCAATCCCTTTCCTTTGTTGAATTTTTCCACATGTTGACACAAAGTATGAGATTAGATGTGACCAATGGCAAGAAATTAATAGAATTGCCCAAATTTTACTCTCTACCTTTTGATTTCTGGGTGCCTGGTCCTCCTGTCTCAAACATGGACATTTCTGCAGGGCCTGTGGGGGCCAGATCGCACCCTCAGGCCTGAGAGTCTAAGGGCACCACCCTGAATCCCTGCACTGTAATGTTTCTGTATCTTATAGTTGCTCTTTCTCAATAAACCACCACTCTCTTGGCTTGAAATGCAGTTGTCTTGTGCCTGTTGCTTTACATTGGTTGTCCTCAGTGACTAGGAAATTATACAAAACACAACTGATTCAAGCTTCCAACTCCTACTCTCACCTTCAGGAAAATTCTGCCAGCCAGAAACAACAGCAATGCACTGATGTTTCCAAAAGCACTGATGGACAATGAAGACGTTTATTTAAGTCTTCCAGGGATTTGGAGAAGCAGGGTTCTATTCCACAGGAAACCTTTCTTAAACACTTTTGAAAATATCCCTTTAGGGACTGGCATTGCTGCAGAGCAGGTCAAGCCTCTGCTGGCAAGGCTGGAACACCATGTTGgagtgctctgcttccactccaatgcacctgggaaggcagcagatgatgatccaattGTTGGGGTCCCggccactcatgcgggagaccaggatggagctcctggctcctggaatcgaCCTGGTGCAGACCCAGTTGttggagccacttggggagtaaaccagcagatggaagagctctctctgcctgtccctgacTCTCTCTGTTGCActtccttataaataaataaataaataaataaataaatctttctaaaatgtatGTTTCCCTACAACTGCATTCCTGTCCTGCTTGTGTAATTCCTCTATtaagcttctttctttctctccccctccatttcATCTTCTTTGTTCTGCCATTGTGTAACGGAAAACAAGAGGGTCGTTAGGATTTATTCATCTCTCATGCAATCCAGTTCATCATATTCTGAGCTTCTCTGATTTCATCTCCATTcattaacaacaaaataataCCTTTGGGGGAAAACCAACTTTCGTGATAAGTTGAGGAATagaacaaagtgtaaaatattcaaattttaatattttcctatattttaaaaacatttctttatttgagaaggagagggaggaaagggaaggggagagaggctgtggctgagccagagCTGTAAgcaaggaactcaacccaggtatccTGAaaagatggcaggaacccaactacttggacctgTACTGGCTTATTGCCATgatccacatcagcaggaagctgaagtcaggagcagagccaggtgttgaacccagTGCTCTGACATGGAACTTGGACATCTTAATCACTGGTCCAAATATCTGTCTCTATTTACCTATCTTAATGACTTTCCTGAAAGTCACCTCACATTGTGGAGGCATCCTGTTAAAAAATTCCATGCAAAATGTGGGGACTAGGGCTGGTACtttggcacagtaggctaagcctctgcctactatgcaccagaatcccatatgggcactggtttgtgtcctggttgctcctcttctgatccagctctctgctgatggcctaggaaagcaatggaagatggctcaagtccttgggcccctgcaccctcgtgggatacctggaagaagctcctggctcctggctttggattggctcaactctggccattgcggccatttggggagtgaaccagcagttggaagacctctctctctctctctgcctctcaaataaataaataaatcttcttaaaaatgtgGAGACTGACAAAAACAATTAATGGAATGGCTTGGTTCTTACACAGACACAGACTACTCCCAAATTTCTATATAATCCATCCCAGGAAAAAAGGCTAAAATTTTTTTCAGGTAAATTGATGGTagtgaaaatataaaacacttaTAAAGCTCTGTACTAAATGATATTCAAAGAGTGGTAGGATTAAGGCTCATCAGTAAGACATTGTTGCATCATTAATGTCTTTAACCTTCATGTATTctacaaaacaaataataatttaagcCATATAGGGACATTATTCCTCCACCTCACTCACACCATGGAACTCCTGATGGATCTGAGATACTTGCTCAGAACTGGTTGAACCCCCACTTGCTCTCAGCATATGAAGCGGCTTTGTAGGCCATGGGACTCTGGTTTCCTGGATCATAAGGAATGAGTGTCTGAAGGCAAGACATCCATGATCTACGCTGAAGGAAACTCCAGTTGCCAAAGAAGCCACAGTAGCCACAGGAGACTAAACAGGGGCATCCAGAGAAGTAAGACAACAACAAGGACAATGGAAAGTCCAAAATCCAAATGAGAAGACAGTGGCTACTTGAAAAGCAAAAGGGCAGAGTTCCTCTTCCAGCTAGGATGAAATAGTTGGTATCAGGTCAGACTGTTCAGTGAGGAGAACGATGATAGCTGGGTAAATTTAAGAATACAGTTGCCTGTAAACACTGAGCATTAGCCTAAGCAGGCAGGAAATAAGGGACCATCatctcagaaaagaaaatgaaatcgtTTCAGGTAGAAGAAAAAATCAATTCAGTCTCTACAGCTTTTCGTAGATAATATCtggtattcaaaaaaaaaaaaaaaaaaaaagaccagcatTCCAGAAAAAAAGGACCAAATGAGTAAGATCAAGAAGTTATAACAGAGAAATATCCAAAGCTCATTCATACACAGCTGTTACCACTGACTTCAGAATAACTATACTTAATGTGTTTGAGACAACAGATGGAAATGTGAATTTCATTAACAAAGTGGAATCTGTAAAAAATGGATGTCTAGCAAAAATCCTGGAACTTAAAAACTCAAAAACTGAAATTAAGAATTTAATAAGTGAATTTAAAAGCATATTAGACAGAATAGAAGCGAGGAAGAGAATACTGGAAGTCGGACCTATCCATACTGAAGTTCagagagaagataaaaatatttaaaaagagcatACAACACACATGGAATCTGTGAAAAGGTCTAATTACATGTAAATTGGAGTCccaggaagaaagaggagaagtTGTAAATGTAGGGATACTGGAGGAAAATTTGGCAAAACTGATGAAAACCTTCAAGTTACATATCAAGAATGTGTTGAAACTCAGATTGCagtgaatcaaaagaaagaaatctaagcACTTCATGGGCAATTGTTGATCATCAATGATAAAGACAAAATCACAAAAGCTGGAAGAAATTgatacagtcattatggaaaacagcatggacaCTCACCccccaaaattttaaatttgctgtATAAAACTCAGCAATCCTACCTCTGTGTATGTATCTGAAGAAGTAAAATCAGTTATCTTAAAGAGATatatgcggccggcgccgtggctcaataggctaaacctctgcctgcggcgctggcactccaggttctagtcccggtcggggcgccggattctgtcccggttgcccctcttccaatccagctggaAGTccagcccgggagtgcagtggaggatggcccaagtccttgggccctgcacccacatgggagaccaggagaagcacctggctcctggcttcggatcagtgcagtgcgctggctgtagcgcgccggccgtggcagccattggagggtgaaccaacggcaaaggaagacctttctctctgtctctctctctcactgtccactctgcctgtcaaaaaaaaaaaaaaaaaaaaaaaagagagcgagagagagagatttgcatcccatgttcattgcagcactattcataagagctaagatacggaatcagtCGTgtctttgaatgaatgaatggataaagaaattgcagGATTATAGGAAATGGACTATTACTGAGCCTTATAGAGGAAGTGGAGCCTGCCATTGGCGACAACATGTGTGAACCTGGGGGACATGTGGCCAAGTGAAGCAcgccagacacagaaagggaaaTACTACATGATCTCACCATACATGGAACCTGAAAGGTAAGACCTATAGACAAGAGTAGAAATGGTGGTTTCCCGGGGCCGGAAGGTGAGTGAGGGATGGCCAAAAGGCACACAGTTGCAGTTACATAGGATGAGTAAGATCTAGAGACCAAGTCTGGCATTGTGATTACGGACAATTAACACTGCACTGTGCACTTGAAACTTGCTAGGAGACTTTACGTAttcttaccacacacacacaaccccacacacatacacacatcacatacacacCCCATATACaaaccacatgcacacacacagacacacaccacaaAGGTAAGACTACCTGAGGTGATGTGCATGTTAATTGGCTTGACTGTAGTAATCATTTCTCAGTGTACatgtatatagaaatataatgcTGGATATCTTCAGTAGACacaatttttataagaaataataaaacaaatgaaaatagcaagagaaaaaaaaagcccagttTTCCCAAAAAGCATAGTAAGCATGAAATCCAACTGGAATGAAGAAAGCAAGAGGACGAAGGAAAGACGTTTTCAAAACACGGATGGAAACACTGCTGATCTGGAATCCGATAATCAGAGAAACAGGACAGAGCAAAATAAAGCTATCCTCCAAAAACCAAAAAGACACAACCTCGCCAGCAAGCTGCCCTCAAAGAAAGGAGACCACAGGGAACGCTCCAAGCAA encodes:
- the LOC138846083 gene encoding keratin-associated protein 4-11-like isoform X1, with the protein product MVNSCCGSVCSEQGCGQDFCQEESCCRPSCCQPSCCQRTCCTSSCCRPQCCQPTCCRPTCCISSCCRPSCCVSSCCRPQCCQSVCCQRTCCRPSCCRPSCCISSCCRPSCCQPQCCQSVCCQPTCCRPTCCRPTCCISSCCRPSCSSSCCQPTCGSSSCCRPSCCPGCCIRPVCGQVSCHTSCYRPTCVISTCPRPMCCAVPCC
- the LOC138846083 gene encoding keratin-associated protein 4-7-like isoform X2 → MVNSCCGSVCSEQGCGQDFCQEESCCRPSCCQPSCCQRTCCTSSCCRPQCCQPTCCRPTCCISSCCRPQCCQSVCCQRTCCRPSCCRPSCCISSCCRPSCCQPQCCQSVCCQPTCCRPTCCRPTCCISSCCRPSCSSSCCQPTCGSSSCCRPSCCPGCCIRPVCGQVSCHTSCYRPTCVISTCPRPMCCAVPCC